In Danaus plexippus chromosome 6, MEX_DaPlex, whole genome shotgun sequence, a single window of DNA contains:
- the LOC116779053 gene encoding lipid scramblase CLPTM1L: MKYISFTFILTLIFAGYVINTIWTLAEIFIPPECSRGDRCFTNYLASNPVQHLVLYTSIKEFPYENGKFESSVNKVYTSLKFDYRNPATMEVTLKIPRKTRNNGTFFMHAVLLDESQLYNDFIDIFRSESVHTLPLVTYTEPQAATFNLLKDNTEGDAQKYKEVKPYSHISTVAPLSILTDNLNLPARKIPPELHPYMRVRGKNFLPIIQHNVLKSRISNLLLLNTSTTEVNVTVNVSPSSYGSLRLALHVRLALNQLHSLGFSEKDIDDVKGIFADTNLYLLSATVLIASCHLLFDFLAFKNDVSFWRRKKTLAGLSSRTVFWRAFSQSVIFFYLLDEQTSLLVLIPAGISALIEIWKVKKVLHIRITWRPFRIYREVTSDEAEKTTARADAEAMKYLSMLLYPLCVAGAIYSLVYEPHKSWYSWALHSVVNGVYAFGFLFMLPQLFVNYRLRSVAALPWRAFMYKAFNTFIDDVFAFIITMPTAHRVACFRDDLVFLVYLYQRWLYPVDKTRTDTSVSMDEVAEEVTDKQKND, translated from the exons atgaaatatatatcctttacttttattttaactttaatttttgcGGGGTATGTGATAAATACAATATGGACTTTAGCTGAAATTTTTATACCGCCCGAATGCAGTCGTGGCGATAgatgttttacaaattatttggCTTCAAACCCTGTACAACATCTTGTTCTATACACGTCCATAAAGGAATTTCCTTATGAAAATGGAAAATTTGAATCTTCGGTTAATAAAGTGTACACTTCGCTTAAATTCGACTATCGAAATCCGGCAACTAT ggaagtaacattaaaaatacctcGCAAGACACGTAACAATGGAACTTTCTTTATGCATGCCGTTCTTTTGGATGAAAGTCAACTCTACAACGactttatagatatatttagaaGTGAATCCGTGCATACCTTACCTTTGGTTACATACACTGAACCTCAAGCTGCTACATTCAATTTACTCAAAGACAAC ACTGAGGGAGatgcacaaaaatataaagaagttAAACCATACTCACATATATCAACAGTAGCTCCATTGTCAATACTAACCGATAATTTGAACTTGCCTGCTCGTAAAATTCCGCCTGAATTGCATCCATATATGcg GGTCCGGGGCAAAAACTTTTTGCCAATTATACAGCATAATGTTCTCAAATCGAGGATATCTAATTTACTTCTACTAAATACCAGTACTACTGAAGTTAATGTCACTGTTAATGTGTCACCCTCGTCCTACGGTTCTTTGAGACTGGCACTACACGTGAGACTAGCTTTGAACCAGCTCCACAGTTTAGGATTCAGTGAAAAAGATATTGATGACGTCAAAGGCATCTTCGCTGATACAAATCTGTACTTATTATCAGCCACTGTTTTAATTGCTAGTTGTCAT ttaCTATTTGACTTCCTAGCATTCAAGAATGATGTTTCATTCTGGCGTCGCAAGAAAACCTTAGCTGGTTTGTCTTCAAGAACGGTGTTCTGGCGAGCTTTCTCTCAGTCTGTGATATTCTTTTACCTTCTCGATGAGCAGACCTCACTACTTGTTCTAATTCCTGCGGGAATTAGTGCTCTGATTGAG aTATGGAAAGTGAAGAAAGTTCTACACATACGTATAACATGGCGTCCGTTCCGTATATACCGGGAAGTGACGTCAGATGAGGCTGAGAAGACGACTGCTCGGGCAGATGCCGAGgctatgaaatatttgtcCATGTTACTATACCCGCTGTGTGTAGCGGGCGCTATATACTCGCTGGTCTACGAACCACATAAGag CTGGTACTCTTGGGCGTTACACAGTGTCGTGAACGGCGTGTATGCCTTCGGATTCTTATTTATGTTGCCGCAGCTGTTCGTGAACTACCGCCTGCGGTCAGTGGCTGCCCTGCCGTGGAGAGCCTTCATGTACAAGGCCTTTAACACCTTTATAGACGACGTCTTCGCCTTCATCATCACAATGCCGACCGCGCACAGAGTAGCTTGTTTCAGAGACGACCTAGTGTTTCTTGTTTATCTGTATCAGAGATG GCTCTACCCGGTCGATAAGACCCGTACCGATACTTCTGTCAGTATGGACGAAGTGGCCGAGGAGGTCACAGACAAACAGAAGAATGACTGA
- the LOC116778462 gene encoding uncharacterized protein LOC116778462: MDADGSRANSTLGSVVSDGSTKYAHSSPILQANRIQSFNDIGSNSMGKMDAPTSRPCAIIGPDRVLPSNAGDIYLKKTVAPWPCPENVYRHTTDYQSKLPEYQPNRNISPRQTFQENMQRIMVPPTYSSIKIPEESSSKNTKLNMPHEAKYCDVPYNNSVNNELKSVRNPDIPITNMNPAFGRSVPPYGWPPGVNVRPLRPYGAPDFYQYSEYPSCAGTRPMVRQHQALNGESTQMYPDHLYQESNISFKPYPLAKERHPQVRYDYINNYPNSFHPSNPFPPHRYDLQKSIHGHPYPVYPQIPVKYLDRRIHEPIPDSYQRSSNTPNFMAYRNQPVAPPYGPLSGNCIQNKPYALDGSSKPNNKIHFEPNSKVYVDLEPKHNKGYPIPDNIYLNEMNHHQSLRGDILLQPNSTLSMHTVPQHAIYRKDNTYPKNFEYNIQYRNVDQPMNNSLPRFPLQYSPNTLAISPSDSNTSNDTALTLGAPQEDCGYVSQSSTTSVRSLDSYNIQATNDTLRRHNYNNYGIQRNNGKEMISKRKSSTSDKKNINVRQFLQMWNEGDDDISETNKETGTSNDSTKNDEEQLYVLGLVNVPSDEIGKYEHIQKISKLPENIKGYNSLELLNQYEELLEPSNTDKFTSKPIMTRQCNLPLRNTINKEHITVPRPMSPLDVEAKISQSVIHKEVGCNFEIKPCSPEMLNVEVATPVQNILGERSIEKIVNPVITHSPLLHNDESDIKTSNIIKNTSCNMTNHPFTSEPSNGNIKANHYSTQDLETNAGVCLASLPQLDNDLELNFPEINQQFINANKKVSNAITSPKMSMVVDTDQKTNVLHEKSTHQQINLLSPHTASNTEKEVSKLSKYRKNKKIEPSTPSPNDFAKTIISPITTQRIDSVIIKNPENIKLQDIQSNTSYGLNTLLEDHNDTFNNNNLSFEKAIDFSLNKIDVNVPIGNTVLNNINCTDTPIAEKHCDANTTCNNVSAEVILNKNEFTLGLEKNPEDKNDKPATHENVSENHENLCTSQQISNEENKHRTIISVDNDRQEDKFSRKIIQNISDENRDEPVTTSDSVSENFPIKQDIFSLNLQQETQDQTHIKQGGNIFSCQENNVESVKKKEDEFPNACEFTNSTGDNSFEEMLSEKSKDSPMEKHFSNLIGDNASKTEFPVLSVIHSRQTKDEVSILPNNVTISNNEVNKSVINESEIQTSNITKQKVSEATGGISNISLPILDPISEKDNVFFESITNSDIEKSEKITVSDAEESINTGDKDKLHQITEKVNMCAQQNEVTVASSISADTNLTQATNVLDKDLPDHPEFNINENNIDTKYISNSLSSTGSMETTDQDFYGENQHFHKNIANFNSIEGHTQANRTGANGSCETKSFDTGLLEDFESEKLLEPQQFNDVFNKNESIMENEGLPSFSPKIPTNNEINTNPDPVMHETTKTFNRDDVLNSVEENNTEYKSENDVSSSKSYFPQNEHVLNNNESDIDLNCEERSINNNTILNEIKNKNIDSEMSINDRIKLHCTQICTNYNVEANDNGAFYRKNVKKYKNLFSPWLQKLIMHTEGICVTNKEIRSEEGFNGDGNEFQTTPTSVENKGVTNLNEDLEHHLKEDISVNENYIQDNIIDTSDTTLVLILSSENPKDDLRPVNDIKNCVDTTPNEILSQKFEKTLENDIAVHTKINNRTQLFENKPKKILKRSLSESAIDNRTDVDANLLTSTKRRKVNDILQSNITAEDLCNIVQNNRRNSISTFYNEESVYILIDNELIITEENEESDKICFADSNVCIPHEESEPVFEKIDNTVENDDHLNGLHNNNENNAEESWYEDVACIETVFSDDVAEDITIDENKSPKIATEEDSENDDSHIFEEMRECEHINKIRNIYGDSVSNENVNLLETLYRTPQMDVNKTLVHIESHNLEACFLQEETSPTHGQNDDMNKLRNGHLCERNCFVDDKENLSNDSLVENKTLKTYGDVKESKVNVLFSDDKSLDEPFFNSCESSNDNFISNTHKDNSHYSYSSSPEVSSTTSEEKGILLKITNYNGSRSSQTNEMPVDMNKISYKLTENQEYRSYKSNFSSTRTLITKAAQKYIPPLKETVGDLKVKLPLPQHHLNKLKQLKISKIEPKINENIIRYKNRNLKVDIPKKAKPKFEDVLKSIDEIQFKKRKDKVKKGKSEIPKVVIKKGEDGAHYTSSKPINDEVYNPDLTGRKWQPWVFLEKNNFIDRMAIKKKHKAIYCHRKKTYVLAEKFRKYKSVYNAKFVITQPKSSTTHGNLKYTIRLQHK; the protein is encoded by the coding sequence ATGGACGCTGACGGATCAAGGGCCAATTCTACATTAGGCTCAGTCGTCAGTGATGGCAGCACTAAATATGCTCACAGCAGTCCAATTCTACAAGCAAATAGAATTCAATCCTTCAACGATATTGGCTCAAACTCAATGGGCAAAATGGACGCGCCGACCTCGCGACCGTGTGCTATAATCGGACCTGATAGAGTGCTGCCATCCAACGCTggggatatttatttaaaaaaaacagttgcACCTTGGCCATGTCCAGAAAATGTTTATCGCCATACAACTGATTACCAAAGTAAGCTACCTGAATATCAACCAAACAGAAACATATCACCAAGACAAACATTCCAAGAGAATATGCAGCGCATAATGGTCCCGCCTACTTatagttcaataaaaatacctgAGGAATCGAGCTCAAAAAATACCAAATTAAATATGCCTCACGAGGCTAAATACTGTGATGTGCCTTATAATAATTCTGTGAATAATGAACTTAAGAGTGTAAGAAATCCTGACATTCCTATAACAAATATGAACCCTGCTTTTGGCAGAAGTGTGCCGCCATATGGTTGGCCCCCTGGTGTAAATGTGCGACCCTTGAGACCTTATGGTGCTCCTGATTTCTATCAGTATTCAGAATATCCCAGTTGTGCTGGAACAAGACCGATGGTTCGTCAACATCAAGCACTGAATGGAGAATCTACACAAATGTATCCGGATCATCTATACCAAGAATCAAATATCTCCTTTAAGCCATATCCATTGGCTAAGGAACGGCATCCGCAAGTAAGGTatgattacataaataattacccTAATTCATTTCACCCATCAAACCCATTCCCACCTCATAGATATGACTTACAAAAGTCAATTCATGGCCATCCATATCCTGTATATCCCCAAATACCAGTAAAGTACTTAGACAGAAGAATCCATGAGCCTATACCAGATTCCTATCAGAGGTCTTCAAATACACCAAATTTTATGGCATACAGAAATCAACCTGTTGCTCCTCCATATGGTCCATTATCAGGTAACTGTATTCAAAATAAGCCATATGCTCTTGATGGCTCTTCAAAgcctaataataaaatacattttgagcCAAATAGTAAAGTATATGTGGATCTTGAACCAAAACATAATAAAGGTTATCCTATCCctgataacatttatttaaatgagatgAATCACCATCAATCTTTGAGAGGTGATATATTGCTACAGCCCAATTCTACACTGAGTATGCATACGGTACCCCAACACGCGATCTATAGAAAAGATAACACATATcccaaaaattttgaatacaatatacaatacaGGAATGTTGATCAGCCCATGAATAATTCACTACCAAGGTTCCCATTACAATATTCACCAAATACGTTAGCCATATCGCCCTCAGATTCAAACACTAGCAATGATACTGCGCTAACTTTAGGCGCACCTCAAGAGGACTGTGGTTATGTTAGTCAATCTTCGACTACAAGTGTGAGAAGTTTAGATTCTTACAATATACAAGCCACGAACGACACTCTAAGAAGgcataactataataattatggtaTACAGAGAAACAACGGAAAAGAAATGATATCGAAAAGAAAAAGTAGTACTTctgataagaaaaatattaatgttagacAATTTTTACAAATGTGGAATGAAGGAGATGACGATATTAGTGAAACCAATAAAGAAACTGGGACATCAAATGATTCCACGAAGAATGACGAGGAACAACTTTATGTGCTAGGTTTAGTAAATGTTCCTAGTGATGAAATCGGAAAATATGagcatatacaaaaaatttctaaattgCCGGAAAATATTAAAGGCTACAATAGCTTAGagttattaaatcaatatgaaGAACTTTTGGAACCATCAAACACCGACAAATTTACTTCTAAGCCAATAATGACGAGACAATGTAACCTTCCGCtaagaaatacaataaataaggaACATATAACTGTTCCTCGCCCAATGTCACCATTAGATGTGGAAGCAAAAATAAGTCAATCTGTAATTCACAAAGAAGTAGGttgtaattttgaaattaaacctTGTAGTCCTGAAATGTTAAATGTCGAAGTGGCAACGccagtacaaaatatattaggtGAAAGATCAAtagaaaaaattgttaatccAGTCATTACTCATTCACCGTTATTACATAACGATGAGAGTgatataaaaacttcaaatattattaaaaatacgagTTGCAACATGACAAATCACCCATTCACATCAGAACCGTCTAACGGCAATATAAAGGCTAATCATTACAGTACACAAGATCTTGAAACAAATGCTGGTGTATGCTTAGCGTCTTTACCGCAACTTGACAATGATTTGGAACTTAATTTCCCTGAAATTAATCAACAGTTTATTAATGCAAACAAAAAAGTATCAAATGCTATTACGTCTCCAAAAATGTCAATGGTTGTAGATACAGACCAGAAAACTAATGTATTACATGAAAAATCCACTCATCAgcagataaatttattgtctCCTCACACTGCTTCCAATACAGAGAAAGAAGTTTCAAAGCTGAGTAAAtacaggaaaaataaaaaaattgaaccGTCTACTCCTTCTCCTAATGACTTTGCGAAAACAATTATTTCCCCTATCACAACGCAGAGAATAGACAGTGTTATAATTAAGAATcccgaaaatataaaattacaggaCATTCAATCTAACACAAGTTACGGCTTAAATACGTTACTGGAAGATCATAATGAcacttttaataacaataacctTTCTTTTGAAAAAGCGAttgattttagtttaaataagattGATGTCAATGTACCTATAGGAAATACcgttcttaataatattaattgtacgGACACTCCTATAGCAGAAAAACATTGTGACGCAAACACAACTTGCAACAATGTCAGTGCggaagttatattaaataaaaatgaatttacatTAGGACTTGAGAAAAATCCTGAAGATAAAAACGATAAACCTGCAACACATGAAAATGTATCTGAAAATCATGAAAATTTGTGTACATCACAACAAATTTCCAATGAGGAAAATAAACACAGAACAATAATATCTGTCGATAATGATAGGCAAGAGGATAAGTTTTCaagaaaaatcattcaaaatattagtGATGAAAACCGAGATGAGCCCGTTACCACATCAGACAGTGTATCTGAAAACTTTCCAATAAAACAAGatatattttcacttaatCTTCAACAAGAAACGCAAGATCAAACTCATATCAAACAAGGTGGAAATATTTTCTCTTGTCaagaaaataatgttgaaaGTGTAAAAAAGAAAGAAGATGAGTTTCCAAATGCATGTGAATTTACAAACTCTACGGGTGACAATAGTTTCGAAGAAATGTTATCTGAAAAATCTAAGGATAGTCCTATGGAAAAACATTTTAGCAATCTAATTGGTGATAATGCCTCCAAAACTGAATTTCCGGTATTGAGTGTGATACATAGTCGACAAACTAAGGATGAAGTTTCTATACTTCCTAACAATGTAACAATTAGTAACAATGAGGTTAACAAATCCGTCATAAATGAAAGTGAAATACAAACATCGAATATTACTAAACAAAAAGTATCAGAAGCTACAGGCGGCATTTCGAACATTTCCTTACCAATATTAGACCCCATCTCAGAAaaagataatgttttttttgaaAGCATCACGAACAGTGACATCGAAAAAAGTGAAAAGATAACTGTATCTGATGCAGAGGAGAGTATTAATACGGGTGATAAGGATAAATTGCATCAAATCACAGAAAAAGTAAACATGTGTGCTCAACAAAACGAGGTTACCGTAGCCTCTAGTATTTCAGCTGACACAAATTTAACACAAGCAACTAATGTATTAGATAAAGATTTACCTGACCATCCTGAATTCAATAtcaatgaaaacaatattgatACCAAATATATCTCAAATTCACTTTCAAGCACTGGGTCAATGGAAACTACAGATCAAGACTTTTACGGTGAAAATCAACATTTTCACAAGAATATAgcaaattttaattccatagAAGGTCATACTCAAGCGAATCGGACAGGAGCAAATGGCAGTTGCGAAACAAAAAGTTTCGACACAGGTTTACTCGAAGACTTTGAGTCCGAGAAATTACTTGAACCACAACAATTTaatgatgtttttaataaaaatgaaagcaTAATGGAAAATGAAGGTTTACCATCTTTTTCTCCAAAGATACcaacaaataatgaaataaacactAACCCAGATCCTGTAATGCATGAGACTACAAAGACATTTAATAGGGATGATGTACTCAATTCtgttgaagaaaataatactGAATATAAATCAGAAAATGATGTAAGTTCCTCAAAATCGTACTTCCCTCAAAATGAACACGtgctaaataataatgaatccGACATCGATTTAAATTGTGAAGAACGATCGATTAATAACAATaccatattaaatgaaataaaaaataaaaacattgatagTGAAATGAGTATTAatgatagaattaaattacattgtaCTCAAATTTGTACTAATTACAATGTTGAAGCAAATGACAATGGTGCATTTTAtcgtaaaaatgtaaaaaaatataagaatctTTTTTCTCCTTGGCTACAAAAACTAATTATGCATACTGAAGGGATTTGCGTTACGAATAAGGAAATACGAAGTGAAGAAGGATTTAATGGAGATGGGAATGAGTTTCAAACTACACCAACATCAGTTGAAAACAAAGGAGTTACTAATCTAAATGAAGACTTAGAACATCATTTAAAAGAAGACATAtctgtaaatgaaaattatatccaGGATAACATTATTGACACGAGTGACACTACCTTAGTACTTATATTATCTTCAGAGAATCCAAAAGATGACTTGAGGCCTGTTAATGACATCAAAAACTGTGTTGATACAACACCAAATGAGATATTAAgtcaaaaatttgaaaaaacctTGGAAAATGATATAGCagttcatacaaaaattaataataggaCACAGTTGTTTGAGAATAAacctaagaaaatattaaaaagatctcTTTCTGAATCAGCCATAGATAATAGAACTGATGTGGATGCAAACCTGTTAACATCTACTAAACGGAGGAAAGTAAATGATATACTTCAATCAAATATAACAGCAGAGGATTTGTGCAACATAGTTCAGAATAACAGAAGAAATTCAATATCGACATTTTATAACGAAgaaagtgtatatattttgatagacAATGAACTAATAATTACAGAAGAAAACGAGGAGtcagataaaatatgtttcgcTGATAGTAATGTATGTATCCCCCATGAAGAAAGCGAACCAGTGTTTGAGAAGATAGACAATACTGTTGAAAATGATGATCATCTTAATGGGCTCCATAACAACAACGAAAACAACGCAGAAGAATCGTGGTATGAGGATGTAGCGTGTATAGAAACAGTATTTAGTGACGATGTAGCTGAAGATATTACAATAGATGAAAACAAATCTCCAAAAATAGCAACTGAAGAAGATAGTGAAAACGATGACTCACATATCTTTGAAGAAATGCGAGAATGTGAACATATCAATAAGATCCGAAATATATATGGTGATTCTGTATCTAACgaaaatgtaaatttgttAGAAACATTGTACAGAACACCACAGATGGATGTTAACAAAACTCTAGTTCACATAGAATCTCATAATTTAGAAGCTTGTTTTTTACAAGAAGAAACTTCACCAACACATGGTCAAAATGATGACATGAATAAGTTAAGAAACGGTCATTTGTGTGAACGCAATTGTTTCGTCGATGATAAAGAAAATCTTTCAAATGATTCACtcgtagaaaataaaactttgaaaacATACGGCGACGTAAAGGAGAGTAAGgttaacgttttattttcCGATGATAAAAGTCTCGATGAGCCTTTCTTCAATTCGTGTGAAAGTAgcaatgataattttatttcaaatacgcATAAAGATAACTCACATTATTCGTATTCAAGTTCACCTGAAGTATCTTCCACAACGTCTGAAGAAAAAGGCATACTACTAAAAATAACTAACTATAACGGATCCAGGTCCTCCCAGACAAACGAAATGCCTGTCGACATGAACAAAATCAGTTACAAACTTACTGAAAATCAAGAGTATCGAAGTTACAAATCAAACTTCAGTTCCACGAGAACGTTAATTACAAAAGCAGCTCAGAAATACATACCACCTCTAAAAGAAACTGTTGGTGATTTAAAAGTCAAATTACCACTGCCTCAACATCACCTCAACAAACTTAAACAgcttaaaatttcaaagattGAACCAAAGAtcaatgaaaacattattagatataaaaatagaaatctaAAAGTAGACATACCAAAAAAAGCTAAACCAAAATTCGAGGATGTCCTTAAGAGTATAGACGAGATACAATTCAAAAAAAGGAAAGATAAAGTTAAAAAGGGTAAAAGCGAAATACCAAAAGTGGTCATAAAGAAGGGCGAAGATGGGGCGCACTACACTAGTAGTAAACCGATAAATGACGAAGTGTATAATCCAGATCTAACCGGAAGGAAATGGCAACCATGGGTATTTCTGGAAAAGAACAACTTCATTGACAGGATGGCAATCAAAAAGAAACATAAAGCCATATATTGTCACAGGAAGAAGACGTACGTCCTGGCTGAGAAATTTCGTAAATATAAATCGGTTTATAACGCCAAATTCGTAATAACACAACCGAAATCGAGTACCACACATGGTAATTTGAAATACACTATCAGGTTACAACACAAATGA